In one window of Armatimonadota bacterium DNA:
- a CDS encoding flavodoxin family protein yields the protein MAVKRKGRGRIRALAICGSARRDGNTAFLLTKVLEGAEKAGAATELVFVSELDVKGCLGCDACKAPRTKRCAIQDDMQALYRKLERAEVWVFGTPVYWFHVSAHLKSLIDRLYAFFSFDGDYHRRLTGDRRGLAVVVQEAETDDEGREVAAYLEKVLWAAGAETAGSLVGARLREAGAAQSREDLIEEAQTLGESAVAGLREQGVACESGGPSRERIAGSR from the coding sequence ATGGCGGTCAAGCGTAAGGGGCGCGGGCGCATCCGGGCGCTGGCGATATGCGGCAGCGCGCGGCGCGACGGCAACACGGCGTTTCTGCTGACCAAGGTGCTCGAGGGCGCGGAGAAGGCCGGCGCGGCGACCGAGTTGGTGTTCGTGTCAGAGCTGGACGTGAAGGGCTGCCTGGGGTGTGACGCGTGCAAGGCACCGCGGACGAAGCGGTGCGCGATTCAGGACGACATGCAGGCGCTGTACCGCAAGCTGGAGCGGGCGGAGGTATGGGTGTTTGGGACGCCGGTGTACTGGTTCCACGTCAGCGCGCACTTGAAGTCGTTAATCGATCGCCTTTATGCGTTCTTTAGCTTCGACGGAGACTATCACCGGCGCCTGACCGGCGACCGGCGCGGGCTCGCGGTGGTCGTACAAGAGGCGGAAACGGATGACGAGGGGCGCGAGGTCGCCGCGTACCTGGAGAAGGTGCTGTGGGCCGCGGGGGCGGAGACCGCGGGATCGCTGGTCGGCGCCCGGCTGCGCGAGGCGGGGGCCGCGCAGTCGCGGGAAGACCTCATCGAGGAAGCGCAGACGCTCGGGGAATCAGCGGTCGCAGGGCTGCGGGAGCAAGGTGTAGCATGCGAAAGCGGTGGTCCGAGCCGGGAACGGATCGCTGGCTCAAGATAG
- a CDS encoding response regulator — MPKQKKILAVDDERHIVRLVQVNLERAGYQVVSAFDGKEALKKVASDKPDLIVLDVMMPHMDGFEVLKRLKSDDKTKNIPVVMLTAKAQDADVFRGWASGVDCYLTKPFNPLELLTFVKRIFESYDEGGDDNTYEV; from the coding sequence ATGCCCAAGCAGAAGAAGATTCTCGCGGTAGATGACGAGCGTCACATCGTGCGTTTGGTGCAGGTCAACCTGGAGCGCGCGGGGTACCAGGTGGTGTCTGCCTTCGACGGGAAAGAGGCGTTAAAGAAGGTGGCATCGGACAAGCCGGACCTGATCGTGCTCGACGTCATGATGCCGCACATGGACGGGTTCGAGGTGCTGAAGCGCCTCAAGTCGGACGACAAGACGAAGAACATCCCGGTCGTGATGCTGACCGCCAAGGCGCAGGACGCCGACGTCTTCCGCGGGTGGGCATCGGGCGTTGACTGCTATCTCACCAAGCCATTCAACCCGCTCGAGCTGTTGACGTTCGTCAAGCGGATCTTCGAGAGCTACGACGAGGGCGGCGACGACAATACCTACGAAGTCTAG
- a CDS encoding DUF2079 domain-containing protein: protein MSDHVSPQRRSPLVALRETLLPDGLGVADRWVCALVVVCFCWPALVIFVEQTIIAVSTITQSLGIAVGAVAFGAIYAVIAYPLLRSVPRSLRAVSAIALALVIPVCIRFALTGVFLPGLRPSAGWLLRVVLSTAALYATARWLRRRHLFYVVGLFVIITTAIAWHHYYRGDWIVDLFTFRQALWTTLHGQGFFYASDEGGSHFGTHNSPMFFLLLPLYAIWDSGALLMLVQSVAVGLSAYPVYGLARDRLDEKPALVLTVGFLLLPPVIGPTLTMFKEFPFALPLFLAALLAFERGRLKAFTAWAAALLLVRETLVITVILFALYALLRRRSWRWVVIPAAIGLAWGAFSFGVVMPHFFVPGKSDRPFLALYGELGSSMQEVAVNVVRHPAAAADRLYRRENMDYVEHLTRPFGRFLPLGSVVTAFAVPDAVMVGLSRHRGWPTHDVSANYHVIIAAALAAAMLYALLGLTRRLRLTHLPTYLALGLFFVTALADALPIIWDPPRAGILPDRDVRARQEIVAMIPPEASVNATYRMLTQLAHRREVYPVIPFTKHAQRWVSTDYVIMADEVGNQVLMDRLRAEGYRLVATRGSFVVYQKPGAPPLGSGGGARD from the coding sequence TTGTCAGACCACGTCAGCCCTCAACGGCGCAGCCCGCTCGTGGCTTTGCGCGAGACGCTGCTGCCGGACGGCCTTGGTGTCGCGGACCGGTGGGTCTGCGCGCTCGTCGTGGTCTGTTTCTGCTGGCCCGCCCTGGTTATCTTCGTCGAGCAGACGATTATCGCCGTCTCCACCATCACCCAGTCGCTCGGCATCGCCGTGGGCGCGGTGGCGTTCGGCGCGATCTACGCCGTCATCGCGTATCCCCTGCTGCGCAGCGTCCCGCGCTCGCTGCGCGCGGTGTCGGCAATCGCCCTTGCGCTCGTGATTCCGGTGTGCATCCGTTTCGCCTTGACCGGTGTGTTCCTCCCCGGCCTGCGCCCCAGCGCCGGTTGGCTGCTGCGCGTCGTCCTTAGTACCGCGGCGCTCTATGCGACCGCGCGCTGGCTCCGGCGGCGCCACCTCTTCTACGTGGTAGGACTGTTCGTCATCATCACCACCGCGATCGCCTGGCACCACTACTATCGCGGCGACTGGATCGTGGATCTGTTCACGTTCCGCCAGGCGCTGTGGACGACGCTGCACGGGCAGGGCTTCTTCTACGCGTCCGACGAGGGCGGCTCTCACTTCGGCACGCACAACTCGCCGATGTTCTTCCTCCTGCTGCCGCTGTATGCGATCTGGGATTCCGGCGCTCTGTTGATGCTCGTGCAGAGCGTCGCCGTCGGCCTGTCCGCCTATCCCGTGTACGGCCTCGCGCGCGACCGCCTCGACGAAAAGCCGGCGCTCGTCCTCACCGTCGGCTTCCTCCTGCTCCCGCCCGTCATCGGGCCGACGCTGACGATGTTCAAGGAGTTCCCGTTCGCCCTGCCGCTGTTCCTCGCGGCGTTGCTCGCGTTCGAGCGGGGCCGGTTGAAGGCTTTCACGGCGTGGGCCGCCGCGTTGCTGCTGGTGCGCGAGACCCTGGTGATAACCGTCATCCTGTTCGCCCTCTACGCGTTGCTGCGCCGCCGCTCGTGGCGCTGGGTGGTCATACCTGCGGCGATCGGCCTCGCGTGGGGCGCGTTTTCGTTCGGCGTCGTCATGCCGCACTTCTTCGTCCCCGGGAAGTCGGATCGCCCCTTCCTCGCGCTCTACGGCGAACTCGGCTCCAGCATGCAGGAGGTCGCCGTCAACGTCGTCAGGCATCCCGCCGCCGCCGCGGACCGGCTGTACAGGCGCGAGAACATGGACTACGTGGAGCATCTCACCCGCCCGTTCGGCAGGTTCCTGCCCTTGGGCAGCGTCGTCACCGCCTTCGCCGTGCCCGACGCGGTCATGGTCGGCCTGTCCCGGCATCGCGGCTGGCCGACTCACGATGTCTCCGCGAATTATCACGTTATCATCGCCGCCGCGCTCGCGGCCGCGATGCTCTACGCTCTGCTTGGGCTCACGCGGCGACTGCGATTGACCCACCTCCCGACGTATCTCGCCCTCGGGCTGTTTTTCGTCACCGCGCTTGCGGACGCCCTGCCCATCATCTGGGATCCGCCGCGCGCCGGCATCCTGCCGGACCGCGACGTGCGCGCGCGGCAGGAGATCGTCGCCATGATCCCGCCCGAGGCGTCCGTCAACGCGACCTATCGCATGCTCACCCAGCTCGCGCATCGGCGCGAGGTCTATCCCGTCATCCCCTTCACCAAGCACGCTCAGCGCTGGGTGTCCACGGACTACGTCATCATGGCCGACGAGGTGGGCAACCAAGTGCTGATGGATCGGCTGCGTGCGGAGGGTTACCGACTGGTGGCGACCAGAGGCTCGTTCGTGGTCTATCAGAAGCCCGGCGCGCCGCCGCTGGGGAGCGGCGGCGGCGCGCGCGACTAA